Proteins co-encoded in one Flavivirga eckloniae genomic window:
- a CDS encoding MFS transporter — translation MNKRSTFFPVRYRMVFSTFILSMIVLFDRILISVAKDPVATDLSLSDKEMGWVLSIFALGYALFQTPSGYLADKHGARKVLTVVVSIWSVFTALTGAVYNFFALLVVRFLFGVGEAGAFPGMARAIFKWVPVKERGLVHGINFSGGRIGAAIALPVVAWLINLVGWRMSFVILGGIGVLWALVWFWWYRDNPKNHKSVSAMELKIIEEGIQEEAKDKEPISFKKMFGSRTMWLLMIQYFCSNFTFFFCLTWLFPYLKTKYNLDVVEAGFYASAPFIFGALGNWFSGWLVDFIYKKNKWGLSRKLTAIIGFTLATIGIVASVYMNEVTGAVIFISLAVFGADMTLSPSWSTCLDVGKEHSGTVSGTMNMAGNLGSFFTALAFPYMMALAGSHTPFFFLAAALNLIAIPIWLSIKPEKALQLTE, via the coding sequence ATGAATAAACGAAGCACGTTTTTTCCTGTTAGATACCGAATGGTCTTTAGTACTTTTATTTTATCGATGATAGTGCTTTTCGATAGAATTTTAATTTCTGTCGCTAAAGATCCGGTTGCAACAGATCTATCCCTATCTGATAAAGAAATGGGATGGGTGCTATCTATTTTTGCACTTGGTTATGCCCTTTTTCAAACACCTTCTGGGTATTTGGCAGATAAACATGGTGCTAGAAAAGTATTAACAGTTGTAGTAAGCATCTGGTCGGTATTCACTGCTCTAACCGGAGCAGTATATAATTTCTTTGCACTATTAGTTGTGCGGTTTCTTTTTGGAGTAGGAGAAGCAGGCGCCTTTCCCGGTATGGCACGTGCTATTTTTAAATGGGTGCCTGTAAAAGAAAGGGGTTTAGTTCATGGTATTAATTTTTCTGGAGGAAGAATAGGAGCAGCTATAGCATTACCAGTAGTGGCTTGGTTAATAAATCTTGTGGGCTGGAGAATGAGTTTTGTAATACTTGGAGGAATAGGCGTTCTATGGGCTTTAGTTTGGTTTTGGTGGTATAGAGATAATCCTAAAAATCATAAATCGGTATCGGCAATGGAGCTCAAAATTATAGAAGAAGGAATACAAGAAGAAGCCAAGGATAAAGAACCAATTTCTTTCAAGAAAATGTTCGGTTCACGTACCATGTGGTTGCTTATGATACAATATTTCTGTAGTAATTTTACGTTCTTCTTTTGTCTTACATGGTTGTTTCCATACTTAAAAACAAAATACAATCTAGATGTTGTAGAAGCAGGTTTTTACGCTTCAGCACCTTTTATATTTGGCGCACTGGGAAATTGGTTTTCTGGCTGGCTGGTCGATTTTATTTATAAAAAGAATAAATGGGGATTGTCTAGAAAATTAACTGCAATTATAGGATTTACACTTGCCACTATAGGTATTGTAGCCAGTGTGTATATGAATGAAGTAACAGGAGCAGTCATTTTTATATCCCTAGCAGTTTTTGGAGCCGATATGACATTAAGCCCTTCATGGTCTACATGTTTAGATGTAGGAAAAGAACATTCGGGAACCGTTAGCGGAACAATGAATATGGCGGGTAATCTAGGCTCTTTTTTCACAGCCTTAGCTTTTCCATATATGATGGCTTTAGCTGGTTCTCATACACCATTTTTCTTTTTGGCAGCAGCGTTGAATTTAATTGCAATTCCTATTTGGCTCTCAATTAAACCAGAAAAGGCATTACAGTTAACAGAATAA
- a CDS encoding GlcG/HbpS family heme-binding protein — translation MPKATFKITYSDAKSLMNEAVKSAKHHHVPGAIAIVDEGGNLLLLESLDNTMSSASKIAIGKAATAAAFKRPTKAIEDVVLEGRTPMLVLDSATSESYIPLKGGYPIWYKDELVGAIAVAGTMDAEMDEVVVLEALENKNW, via the coding sequence ATGCCAAAAGCAACATTTAAAATAACCTATAGCGATGCTAAATCACTTATGAATGAAGCGGTTAAATCTGCAAAACATCATCATGTACCAGGAGCTATAGCTATTGTAGACGAAGGAGGGAATCTGCTTCTATTGGAAAGTTTGGATAATACAATGAGCAGTGCCTCTAAAATAGCTATAGGAAAAGCGGCAACAGCAGCAGCGTTTAAAAGACCCACAAAGGCTATTGAAGATGTCGTTTTAGAGGGCAGGACACCAATGTTGGTTCTAGACAGTGCCACATCAGAATCCTATATTCCTTTAAAAGGTGGTTATCCAATATGGTATAAAGACGAATTAGTAGGCGCTATTGCTGTAGCAGGTACTATGGATGCTGAAATGGATGAGGTTGTTGTTTTAGAAGCATTAGAAAATAAAAATTGGTAA
- a CDS encoding cupin domain-containing protein — translation MIKFQEFKEVCQKSIEMIEEAGLLLTPEDKEKITAADFGLSNLKKEGIQILTMFQTNRIAGKILVLLPYQTEPEHWHPTVGDDPGKEEVIRAISGDLYFYIPGEDTMTEGFIVEGKADCYTMRNEVVMKPGDQLELPAGTKHWFQAGKRGAVMYSFSTTVTDLNDQFTDPNINRDTIIEKAPRGAY, via the coding sequence ATGATAAAATTTCAAGAATTCAAAGAAGTCTGTCAGAAATCAATTGAAATGATCGAAGAAGCGGGCTTATTGTTAACCCCCGAGGATAAAGAAAAGATCACTGCTGCCGATTTTGGATTAAGCAACCTTAAAAAAGAAGGCATCCAAATATTAACCATGTTTCAAACAAACAGGATAGCAGGTAAAATATTGGTCTTACTCCCCTATCAAACAGAACCAGAGCATTGGCACCCAACCGTTGGAGACGATCCGGGTAAAGAAGAAGTAATAAGGGCAATTAGTGGAGACTTGTATTTCTATATCCCCGGAGAAGATACCATGACGGAAGGTTTTATTGTAGAAGGGAAAGCCGATTGTTATACCATGCGTAACGAGGTTGTTATGAAACCAGGAGATCAATTGGAATTACCAGCAGGCACAAAACATTGGTTCCAGGCAGGTAAAAGAGGGGCGGTTATGTATTCGTTTTCAACTACAGTAACCGATTTAAATGACCAGTTTACAGACCCTAATATAAATAGGGATACAATAATTGAAAAAGCGCCCCGAGGTGCATATTAA
- a CDS encoding type II secretion system F family protein yields MAFQIDNIETQKTTLKEKTKSTSFLQKEITLFNKAFGNKIKEDFYTELSVLLKAGIALKDALDLIENSQKKKQNKDVLSIISNNIVSGQSLSEAIKIHKQFTDYEYYSIKIGEETGTLYQVTEQLGSFFARKNEQRRNLISALTYPIIILSTAVLVVGFMLRFVVPMFQDIFKQQNVELPAITKFIISLSEFMQEYGWVFLLAILAMIASRSFLNKKKRFKQIKDSLILKLPFIGNFVKGVYLSQFTQAVSLLTASKVPVVNSIQLVKQMIDFYPLQHALEIVEQHILKGETLSKSLSMHKLFDDKMIALVKVAEETNQTEFIFDRLNMQYNAQVQQQSKMLSTIMEPFIILIVGVLVGVILVAMYLPMFKLSSAIG; encoded by the coding sequence ATGGCATTTCAAATAGATAACATAGAAACACAAAAAACGACCTTAAAAGAAAAGACCAAGTCCACTTCTTTTTTACAAAAGGAAATCACATTGTTCAACAAGGCCTTTGGTAATAAAATCAAAGAGGACTTTTATACCGAGTTAAGTGTGTTGTTAAAAGCTGGTATTGCACTAAAGGATGCCCTGGATTTAATAGAGAACTCACAAAAGAAAAAACAGAACAAAGACGTCTTAAGTATTATATCCAACAATATAGTTTCAGGACAAAGCCTATCTGAAGCTATTAAGATACACAAACAGTTTACAGATTACGAATACTATTCTATAAAAATAGGAGAAGAAACGGGAACACTGTATCAAGTAACCGAACAACTTGGTAGTTTCTTTGCAAGAAAGAATGAACAGCGAAGAAACCTAATTAGTGCCCTAACCTATCCCATTATCATTTTAAGCACTGCTGTTTTGGTAGTTGGTTTTATGTTACGGTTTGTAGTACCTATGTTTCAGGATATTTTTAAACAGCAAAATGTAGAACTGCCAGCTATAACCAAGTTTATCATAAGCCTTTCTGAGTTTATGCAGGAGTATGGCTGGGTATTCTTGCTAGCTATATTGGCAATGATCGCTTCAAGATCGTTCTTGAATAAAAAGAAACGCTTTAAACAAATAAAAGATAGCTTGATATTAAAGTTGCCTTTTATAGGAAACTTTGTGAAGGGTGTTTATTTGTCGCAATTTACCCAAGCGGTATCGCTATTAACAGCCTCAAAGGTTCCAGTTGTTAATAGTATTCAATTGGTAAAACAGATGATAGATTTTTATCCACTACAGCACGCCTTGGAAATTGTAGAACAACACATTTTAAAAGGCGAAACCTTAAGTAAAAGTTTAAGTATGCATAAGCTGTTTGACGACAAAATGATAGCCCTGGTTAAGGTGGCCGAAGAAACAAATCAAACCGAGTTTATTTTCGATAGACTTAATATGCAATACAATGCCCAGGTGCAACAACAATCCAAAATGCTATCGACCATTATGGAACCCTTTATAATTTTGATTGTAGGTGTTCTGGTTGGCGTTATTCTGGTTGCGATGTACTTGCCAATGTTTAAACTAAGTAGTGCTATAGGATAA
- a CDS encoding PulJ/GspJ family protein: MKIDNKIPAFTLSEMIVVLIITSIVIGMAFSVLSLVQNHMSGIKNNFTNNTELNKLEQSLCLDLNRYPKIEYNELENTISLKTEIDSITYQFNENNIIKETDTFNIQLVDKQFFFNGNKVNHGIIDAVKLEASKVFQNQKLFIFKENDATFFVNNGISNR, from the coding sequence GTGAAGATTGATAACAAAATACCAGCCTTTACATTAAGTGAAATGATTGTGGTATTAATAATAACTAGCATAGTTATTGGTATGGCTTTTTCGGTGTTGTCGTTAGTTCAGAATCACATGTCCGGTATTAAAAACAACTTTACAAACAATACAGAGCTTAATAAGCTGGAACAGTCCCTTTGTTTGGATTTAAATAGGTATCCAAAAATAGAATACAACGAGCTTGAAAATACGATAAGCTTAAAAACAGAAATAGATTCGATAACCTATCAATTTAACGAAAACAATATTATAAAGGAAACAGATACGTTCAATATCCAATTAGTAGATAAGCAATTCTTTTTTAATGGTAATAAAGTAAATCATGGTATAATAGACGCAGTAAAACTAGAGGCTTCAAAAGTATTTCAAAATCAAAAACTCTTTATATTCAAGGAAAACGACGCAACATTTTTCGTAAACAATGGCATTTCAAATAGATAA
- a CDS encoding sugar phosphate isomerase/epimerase family protein, translated as MKQSIITAFLSKTQDRFSEYHEPTGLKERLEIVQKIDGVTGVEIVYPYETEEAAATKKLMEDMGLEFAAVNANIKKETKWVPGALSRPKENLRNDAVQLIKDAKDYAIAVGAPLVTCCPLSDGYDNLFQVDYQKGWKYMIDAFAEAADYKPEMPLFVEYKINETRVNCFLDSCAKTIVFLKEVQNAATGVTIDFGHSLLAKENPAEVLAMCEQSNIDYYLHTNDNDWQFDWDLIGGSRNFLHTVEFFFYAKEFGYDKYFTADASPRIFDMLGFFREHAEMNKAIWNIVENLDRDQYRRMMHEEKHMDLMRLVRKEIYRL; from the coding sequence ATGAAACAGAGTATAATTACGGCGTTTTTAAGTAAAACACAAGATAGATTTTCTGAGTATCATGAACCGACTGGGTTAAAAGAACGATTGGAAATTGTTCAAAAAATTGATGGCGTAACTGGTGTGGAAATCGTGTATCCTTATGAAACAGAAGAAGCTGCTGCGACAAAAAAATTAATGGAAGATATGGGGTTGGAGTTTGCAGCAGTTAACGCAAATATTAAAAAAGAAACCAAATGGGTGCCTGGAGCATTATCAAGACCTAAAGAAAATTTAAGGAATGATGCCGTGCAATTAATTAAAGATGCTAAAGACTATGCCATAGCAGTTGGAGCGCCCTTGGTAACATGTTGTCCTTTATCTGATGGTTACGATAACCTATTTCAGGTTGACTATCAAAAAGGATGGAAGTATATGATTGATGCTTTTGCTGAAGCTGCAGATTACAAGCCAGAAATGCCGTTGTTTGTTGAGTACAAAATCAATGAAACCAGGGTAAACTGCTTTTTAGATAGTTGTGCCAAGACAATTGTATTCTTAAAAGAAGTTCAAAATGCTGCTACAGGAGTAACCATAGATTTCGGACATTCATTGCTGGCTAAGGAAAATCCAGCAGAAGTACTTGCGATGTGCGAACAATCAAATATAGATTATTACTTACATACAAACGATAATGACTGGCAGTTTGATTGGGATTTAATAGGTGGATCAAGAAACTTTTTACATACAGTAGAATTCTTCTTTTATGCCAAGGAATTTGGATACGACAAGTATTTCACTGCAGATGCTTCCCCTAGAATTTTTGACATGCTTGGTTTTTTCAGAGAACATGCCGAAATGAATAAAGCGATATGGAATATTGTAGAAAATCTCGATAGAGATCAATACAGACGCATGATGCATGAAGAAAAGCATATGGATTTAATGCGATTAGTAAGAAAAGAAATTTATAGACTATAA
- a CDS encoding GntR family transcriptional regulator: protein MDRIFKNELSAQAYNKVRAMIMSKELEPGQKIVQDKLAETLGISRTPLRSALQMLEGEGLIVPLPKKGFVVKKFSDIEILEIFDCRMALEGTAVRLFTNHARPNEINELKKLFSPFLEGDIDNSEYQQADAEFHNSIMKGSGNGFLNRLFQQGNLLVCMDLIGLLRLPNETLPEHMAIIDAIEKRDADLAESLAKEHLDKTKQLILKKMNE from the coding sequence ATGGATAGAATTTTCAAAAATGAATTAAGTGCTCAGGCATATAACAAGGTTAGAGCAATGATAATGTCAAAAGAATTGGAGCCAGGACAAAAAATTGTTCAGGATAAACTTGCAGAAACTTTAGGGATTAGTAGAACACCTTTACGGTCGGCTTTGCAGATGTTAGAAGGAGAAGGTTTAATAGTACCACTGCCAAAAAAAGGGTTTGTAGTGAAAAAATTCTCAGATATAGAGATTCTAGAAATATTCGATTGCAGAATGGCATTAGAAGGTACTGCGGTTAGATTGTTTACCAATCATGCCAGGCCAAATGAGATAAATGAACTTAAAAAGTTATTCTCACCCTTTTTAGAGGGAGATATCGATAATTCAGAATATCAACAAGCCGATGCAGAATTTCATAATAGTATTATGAAAGGAAGTGGAAATGGTTTTTTGAATAGACTTTTTCAACAAGGAAATCTATTAGTCTGTATGGATTTGATTGGCTTATTAAGATTACCAAACGAAACACTCCCTGAACATATGGCAATTATTGACGCCATAGAAAAAAGAGATGCAGATTTAGCCGAATCATTAGCTAAGGAGCATTTGGATAAGACCAAGCAATTAATTTTAAAAAAGATGAATGAATAA